The following are encoded together in the Thalassomonas haliotis genome:
- a CDS encoding AsmA family protein, with protein sequence MNKLASIAIIILLICGGALWYFASGSLNLFVKEQIEQQGSAYTEQQVTVGQVDIKLTQGAGSIKGLTLANPANYQQKNAFSMEDVTLDINIKSLTEEPIVIDEIRIIAPRAFVEISKAGSSNYNEILDALERNLPKSDKPSKPASEEPAQEKQPEPKVRVEKIIVAGVALTVDLSQLGNKAHQVTLPEINLTKVGGEQGLPASQLGGEIIRQVLKKISKAAKEEQKQKIKDKITDKIKDKITDLFK encoded by the coding sequence GTGAATAAACTAGCAAGCATAGCAATTATCATTTTATTAATTTGTGGCGGCGCCCTCTGGTATTTTGCCAGCGGCTCCCTCAACCTCTTTGTCAAAGAACAAATAGAGCAGCAAGGCTCGGCTTATACCGAACAACAAGTCACGGTTGGCCAGGTGGATATCAAGCTGACTCAGGGGGCCGGCAGCATCAAAGGGCTGACCTTAGCCAACCCTGCGAACTACCAGCAGAAAAACGCCTTCTCCATGGAAGATGTTACCTTAGATATCAATATTAAAAGCCTGACCGAAGAGCCGATTGTTATTGATGAAATCCGTATAATTGCTCCCCGGGCCTTTGTCGAAATATCCAAAGCCGGTAGCTCCAACTATAACGAAATCCTAGATGCGCTGGAGCGTAACCTGCCGAAATCGGATAAACCGTCAAAGCCTGCCAGTGAAGAGCCGGCACAAGAAAAGCAGCCGGAGCCAAAAGTCAGGGTAGAGAAAATTATTGTTGCCGGAGTTGCCCTGACGGTAGATCTGAGCCAGCTTGGCAATAAAGCCCATCAGGTTACCTTACCTGAAATTAACCTGACCAAGGTCGGCGGCGAGCAGGGCTTACCGGCAAGCCAGCTGGGGGGGGAAATTATCAGGCAGGTATTGAAGAAAATCAGCAAGGCAGCAAAAGAAGAGCAAAAACAAAAGATTAAAGATAAGATCACAGATAAGATAAAAGACAAGATCACCGATTTGTTTAAATAA